TGCGGGCCCAATCAAAGGCTTTCAAGCGATACTGACACTCCGAAAATCCAAAGTCAAGTGGTATGGAGGGTTTTTACCCGCCACTCTGGAAACATCAGTGGgctcttttacttttttttgtgaacTCCAGTTGGCAAATAAACAAACCCGGTCGGCTGTTCAAACACAAGCAtgccttaaaaaagaaatatcgGGGCCAGTTCGAAAAAAGGGGGAACAAAATGTGGAGCCGACGCAGAACAAATTAATGCAGCGCCTCAGTTTGTTGATAACCAGCGCCAACGGTTGGACATTCAAATGAGCACCTGACACCAGCGATAGCGAACCATTTGCTTGGGTCGGAGTTCATGCCCCTCGATGTCAAGATGAGCAAAGTGCGCAGTGTGGTGAACAAGCTACACGAACGCTTAGACTATATcatagaaaaatgtgaaaaaataagctgagaaatatttttaaaatttattattaataattttgtgtaATTTTAGGTCCCAACATGACTGCAGCGCCgtacaactacaactacatcTTCAAGTACATCATCATTGGTGACATGGGCGTGGGCAAGTCCTGTCTGCTCCACCAGTTCACCGAGAAGAAATGTGAGtacttgatttaattttagaaggAAGAGATCTTATTTGAACGTTATACTTTCCTTTTTAAATCCCAGTCATGGCCAATTGCCCACACACCATTGGCGTGGAGTTCGGAACACGGATCATCGAGGTGGACGACAAGAAGATCAAGCTACAGATATGGGACACAGCGGGCCAGGAGCGATTCCGGGCCGTCACACGCTCCTATTACCGGGGAGCGGCCGGTGCCCTGATGGTCTACGATATTACCAGACGGTAGCTACAAACTTAAAACTACACTTTTCGCCTACTTAAACCTGTCGATTTCAGCTCTACATATAATCACCTGAGCAGCTGGCTCACCGACACTCGCAATCTCACCAACCCCAGCACTGTGATCTTTCTCATTGGCAACAAGTCCGATCTGGAGAGCACTCGCGAAGTGACCTACGAGGAGGCCAAGGAGTTTGCCGATGAGAACGGCCTCATGTTTCTCGAAGCGAGTGCCATGACGTGAgtttgaaatgcaattggcAACCATAATCTAATTGTTTAGTTACCATAAAGTGATTTAAAGTGTGCagcaaaaactttaaaaagtccttccaattttttttttcatttttttaatcataaaGTTGCAATATTTGCtagcttttaattttaaaatcatttaaagtatttctgtatttaatttttaaatatttataacaagGTCTAGATTTGTAATGTAGTTTAGTAATTGAGAACAAGCCTTCCTAATACCTAAAAACACTAATTATTATTTCTCCCACAACAGTGGCCAGAATGTGGAAGAGGCTTTTCTAGAGACCGCTCGCAAGATTTACCAGAACATCCAGGAGGGACGGCTCGACCTCAACGCCTCTGAATCCGGAGTTCAGCACCGGCCCTCGCAGCCCTCGCGAACTTCGCTGAGCAACGAGGCTACGGGCGCCAAGGATCAGTGCTCGTGCTAAATGGATGCACCTTAACTTTACGCAACCCTAGATATACAAatcaacttttatttttagccgACTCGTAATCTACCGAAGCCCAAGCAAAAACCAATGTATGTAGTTGAATGATTTGATTAAGCATTAATGTGTGAGCCAACAACAGCGACagcaaccacaaaaaaaaaggaaacaaaatataaaagccCTCCCCGATAATAAGACACAACCACTTTCAACATATATAATATCGATTaagcataaatattaaaacaaaaattgaacacGTTTGTTGGTTAGCGCGAATATTTCTCACGCATCGTTAGAGAAACCAAAGTTTTGACTATGAAATTTCGAAAAGTTTATCGCTCTATCCTAAGCACCAACACTCGTTTGGCCCCAAAATATATAGCTAAATACGTTCGATAGACCAAGTTTTCTGTTTGTTGAATCCCTGTATATATATGAATTTTTGTATCTCCTTTTATCAATCACTTTTTGTTGAGTATTTGTTGTAGTCGCGTGCGAGGAAGGGAGAAAACGATCAatgttatatgaatattaacgATGTATTAATGGCATAATgcaataggaaataaataaaacggtATTTATAAAGCCCCTACCAATAGAAATGaagttttgaatttttcgaTGTCGTTACTTgcccaatcatattgatctatGTGTTAAAGTTAATCTAAGATCAATTAATAATACTGTGGATACAAGTCGAGATATAGAAAGAAACAAGAAAACACTGacgaacactaacagaatttgatATTAACTGCTGGGCATTTTGGCGGTATACTGGTttactcaaaatattttaaaattcttattattGTACAGGAAATCACAATGTTGCTACTTCGAAATATACATTATTCGTAATAGGGTTTCATAAAAACTATATattgttatattattttaggAGAATAAAATTCCCCAGTCAATGCTCATGATATGTTCTTTAGAGACTACGTTTTCGAACACAGGAAgtatacattttctttttatacccgttactcgtagagtaaaagggtatattgtattcgtgcaaaagtat
The genomic region above belongs to Drosophila takahashii strain IR98-3 E-12201 chromosome 2L, DtakHiC1v2, whole genome shotgun sequence and contains:
- the Rab14 gene encoding ras-related protein Rab-14 isoform X1, yielding MPLDVKMSKVRSVVNKLHERLDYIIEKCPNMTAAPYNYNYIFKYIIIGDMGVGKSCLLHQFTEKKFMANCPHTIGVEFGTRIIEVDDKKIKLQIWDTAGQERFRAVTRSYYRGAAGALMVYDITRRSTYNHLSSWLTDTRNLTNPSTVIFLIGNKSDLESTREVTYEEAKEFADENGLMFLEASAMTGQNVEEAFLETARKIYQNIQEGRLDLNASESGVQHRPSQPSRTSLSNEATGAKDQCSC
- the Rab14 gene encoding ras-related protein Rab-14 isoform X2 → MTAAPYNYNYIFKYIIIGDMGVGKSCLLHQFTEKKFMANCPHTIGVEFGTRIIEVDDKKIKLQIWDTAGQERFRAVTRSYYRGAAGALMVYDITRRSTYNHLSSWLTDTRNLTNPSTVIFLIGNKSDLESTREVTYEEAKEFADENGLMFLEASAMTGQNVEEAFLETARKIYQNIQEGRLDLNASESGVQHRPSQPSRTSLSNEATGAKDQCSC